From one Fulvitalea axinellae genomic stretch:
- a CDS encoding TonB-dependent receptor yields the protein MTKYAFSLLVTFFPLWLFAQQKHTLSGTLYDHAKGEPLVGATVHFDGTTIGDITDDKGRYSLAAPAGKYKLVVNYLGYQPIEKLITLDKAQTFDAKLKSDLTKLDAVVVRGEGQQAVDIRTPQMGVNKISSKKIKEIPAVLGEVDIIKSIQLLPGVTSNGEGDGGFNVRGGAGDQNLVLLDGATVYNTAHLFGFFSVFNADAISGIELYKGAAPAKYGGRASSVLNINHKDGEDDSIHLAGGIGILSSRLAVEGPTFKDKGTFLLAGRASYANVFLRLANFGSYAGFYDLNLKTDYRISDKDKIVLSGYFGDDSMELEDAFKNVYGNLSGTLAWKRAFNESVYGEMSLVFSRYRYNFQIFGQSIDWTAGVYDYKAGYDLAYAVNDKLNLDFGLSSIYHVFKPGDVVPTSPDSDINAFEVDQKYALENGVYTNAEHELSDKVTVQYGIRLSNFLRMGKEDISLYENDLPVYYNSELGIYESADPSGVKGYASGKVSKSFWYPEPRLGISVQLNPTSSVKAGYNRMVQYLHLISNTASITPLDVWAPSGQYIDPQIADQYAVGFFKNFKEEKYSLEIEAYYKTVQNRIDYIDGAELIAQERIETQILNGEARAYGLEVLLRKNQGRLTGWIAYTLAKSEQRALGGDAGGPGINKGEWYNTAYDRTHDLSVTGTLKVNEKWSLGGNFAFQTGRPVTYPNGKFEYNDLSVATYSQRNADRLPVYHRLDVSATLRPTPKKGKRWKGEWVFSVYNLYNRMNAASISFAENTDTGVNEATKTSIFGIIPSVTYNFKF from the coding sequence ATGACGAAGTACGCATTTTCTTTATTAGTGACTTTCTTTCCGCTATGGCTTTTCGCTCAGCAAAAACATACTCTGAGCGGTACGCTATACGACCATGCGAAGGGGGAACCTTTGGTAGGCGCAACGGTACATTTCGACGGTACTACCATTGGCGATATCACCGACGATAAGGGAAGATATTCACTAGCTGCGCCAGCGGGGAAGTACAAATTGGTGGTTAACTATTTAGGGTACCAGCCCATCGAAAAACTGATAACCTTGGATAAAGCTCAGACTTTCGACGCAAAGCTAAAAAGTGATTTGACTAAACTGGATGCCGTAGTGGTTAGAGGCGAGGGGCAACAGGCGGTTGACATCAGGACCCCGCAAATGGGGGTGAACAAGATCTCATCCAAAAAAATCAAAGAGATACCGGCGGTGTTGGGCGAGGTGGACATTATCAAATCAATCCAACTTTTGCCGGGCGTGACGAGCAACGGCGAGGGCGACGGGGGCTTTAACGTACGCGGCGGTGCCGGCGACCAAAACCTGGTGTTGCTTGACGGGGCCACGGTATACAACACCGCACACTTGTTCGGTTTTTTCTCGGTATTCAACGCCGACGCCATCAGTGGCATTGAACTTTACAAAGGCGCCGCACCCGCCAAATACGGTGGCAGGGCATCGTCGGTACTGAACATAAACCACAAAGACGGCGAGGACGACTCGATACACCTTGCGGGCGGAATAGGTATTCTATCCAGTCGGCTGGCGGTGGAAGGCCCTACATTCAAAGACAAAGGAACTTTTCTGTTGGCCGGACGGGCCTCTTACGCCAACGTGTTTTTGCGTTTGGCCAACTTCGGCAGTTACGCGGGCTTTTATGACCTGAACCTAAAGACGGATTATAGAATCAGCGACAAGGACAAGATTGTTCTTTCGGGCTATTTCGGCGATGACAGTATGGAGCTTGAAGACGCCTTTAAGAACGTATACGGCAACCTGTCGGGTACTTTGGCGTGGAAACGGGCTTTTAACGAATCTGTCTACGGCGAAATGTCTTTGGTATTCAGCCGTTACCGCTACAACTTCCAGATCTTCGGACAAAGTATCGACTGGACTGCGGGCGTTTACGATTACAAAGCCGGCTACGACTTGGCCTATGCGGTAAACGACAAGCTAAACCTGGACTTTGGCCTAAGCAGTATATACCACGTGTTCAAACCCGGTGATGTAGTCCCCACCTCCCCCGATTCGGATATCAACGCCTTTGAGGTAGACCAGAAATACGCATTGGAAAACGGCGTATACACCAACGCCGAACACGAACTCAGCGACAAGGTGACCGTTCAGTACGGCATTCGCCTAAGCAATTTCCTTAGAATGGGCAAAGAGGACATCAGCCTTTACGAAAACGACTTGCCCGTATATTACAACAGCGAACTGGGCATTTACGAAAGTGCCGACCCTTCGGGCGTAAAGGGCTACGCCTCGGGAAAAGTGTCGAAAAGTTTTTGGTATCCGGAACCCCGGCTCGGAATATCCGTCCAGCTGAACCCTACCTCGTCCGTCAAAGCCGGATATAACCGCATGGTGCAATACCTACACCTTATTTCCAACACGGCTTCCATCACACCGCTCGACGTTTGGGCTCCCAGCGGGCAGTATATCGATCCGCAGATAGCGGACCAGTACGCGGTGGGTTTCTTCAAGAATTTTAAGGAGGAAAAATACTCGTTGGAAATCGAGGCCTATTACAAAACGGTGCAAAACCGCATAGACTATATAGACGGCGCCGAACTGATAGCGCAGGAACGAATAGAGACGCAAATACTTAACGGCGAAGCACGTGCCTACGGCCTGGAAGTATTGCTTAGGAAAAACCAAGGACGCCTTACCGGCTGGATAGCCTATACCCTTGCCAAATCGGAACAAAGGGCCTTGGGCGGAGACGCCGGCGGACCGGGAATAAACAAAGGAGAATGGTACAACACAGCCTATGACCGCACGCACGACCTGTCGGTGACGGGTACGCTAAAGGTGAACGAAAAATGGAGCCTTGGCGGAAACTTCGCGTTCCAGACAGGCCGGCCGGTCACCTACCCCAACGGAAAATTCGAGTACAACGACCTATCGGTAGCCACGTATTCCCAACGCAACGCCGACAGGCTTCCGGTATACCACCGCTTGGACGTATCGGCCACGTTGCGTCCCACTCCGAAAAAAGGCAAACGCTGGAAGGGCGAATGGGTGTTCAGCGTTTATAACCTGTATAACCGCATGAACGCCGCCTCCATATCCTTTGCCGAAAACACCGATACGGGAGTAAACGAAGCCACCAAGACTTCTATTTTCGGAATTATTCCTTCAGTTACCTACAACTTCAAATTCTAA